In Paroedura picta isolate Pp20150507F chromosome 6, Ppicta_v3.0, whole genome shotgun sequence, one genomic interval encodes:
- the LOC143840526 gene encoding olfactory receptor 51I2-like has product MTGIPGLEDKGIWLAIPFCSMYIAAILGNFMVILVVAMVPTLHKPMYFFLSMLAVTELGVSIATFPTVLSVFLFDAREIGLDACLAQMFFIHCFSFMDSGVLWAMALDRFIAIYNPLQYGTILTNSRIAMIALGIAMRSIIVMTPFPLLLRRLPFCRSKLLAHPYCLHPNLIQLPCADTTVNSRCGLFVVLSTFGLDSLCIALSYIVILKTVLGMASKEGRWKALNTCVSHICAVLVYYIPMVSVSMIHRFGKHVPPLLHSVMANIYLLVPPVLNPVIYSIKTKELRKALCQFFFQKS; this is encoded by the coding sequence ATGACAGGAATCCCAGGCCTGGAAGACAAAGGTATCTGGCTCGCCATCCCTTTCTGCTCCATGTACATAGCCGCCATCTTGGGAAACTTCATGGTCATTCTTGTGGTTGCGATGGTCCCAACTCTCCACAaacccatgtacttcttcctctccATGCTGGCTGTGACTGAGCTGGGGGTGTCCATAGCTACATTCCCCACAGTGCTGAGTGTCTTCCTGTTTGATGCCAGAGAGATTGGGTTGGATGCCTGTTTGGCCCAGATGTTCTTCATCCACTGCTTTTCCTTCATGGACTCGGGAGTCCTCTGGGCCATGGCTCTTGACCGCTTCATAGCCATTTACAACCCCCTCCAATATGGCACCATCCTGACCAACTCCAGGATCGCCATGATAGCTTTGGGGATAGCTATGAGGAGCATCATCGTAATGACTCCATTTCCTCTTCTCCTCaggaggctgccattttgtagatccaAATTGTTAGCTCATCCCTACTGCTTGCACCCCAATTTAATCCAGCTTCCTTGTGCTGACACCACAGTGAACAGTCGTTGTGGCTTGTTCGTTGTACTCTCTACTTTTGGGCTTGATTCGTTGTGCATTGCCCTTTCCTACATCGTGATCCTCAAGACGGTGCTGGGCATGGCTTCGAAAGAAGGGCGTTGGAAGGCCCTCAACACCTGCGTCTCCCACATCTGTGCAGTGCTAGTGTATTACATCCCAATGGTCAGCGTATCCATGATTCATCGGTTTGGCAAGCATGTCCCTCCTCTCCTGCACTCTGTCATGGCCAACATCTACCTCCTGGTCCCTCCAGTCCTGAACCCCGTCATCTACAGCATCAAGACCAAAGAGCTCCGCAAAGCCCTCTGCCAGTTTTTCTTTCAAAAGTCCTAA
- the LOC143840571 gene encoding olfactory receptor 51G2-like isoform X2, with protein MLNLNVSGVRPFVFFLAGFSGAGRQPWLSVPICCMYLVALSGNCLILIVVKLHPGLHEPMYFFLSMLSLTDLGLSMSTLPTVLQIYTFGSREISANVCLAQLFFIHTFSIMESSVLLAMAFDRFVAIRHPLRYVSTLTRVRIGIIGLAVVLRGVGLHIPAPIMLKRLPYCRSHLLSHSYCLHPDVMKLACADTTPNSTYGLFVLLSTLGLDSLLIVLSYILILKTVLSIASQEERSKALSTCVSHICAVLLFYTPLISLSMIHRFWKKAPHHTHILLSYLHFLVPPVLNPVVYSIKTQKVRKQIIRLLLEI; from the exons ATGCTAAACCTCAATGTCTCTGGAGTCAGGCCCTTCGTGTTCTTCCTCGCGGGGTTCTCTGGAGCTGGCCGACAGCCCTGGCTCTCCGTTCCAATCTGTTGCATGTATCTTGTTGCTCTTTCTGGCAACTGCCTGATCCTCATAGTGGTCAAGCTGCATCCTGGCCTCCACGagcccatgtacttcttcctctccATGCTTTCTCTAACTGACCTCGGGTTGTCCATGTCGACCTTGCCAACGGTACTTCAGATCTACACCTTTGGCTCCAGGGAAATCTCTGCCAATGTCTGCttggcccaactcttcttcatccacACCTTCTCCATCATGGAGTCCTCGGTGCTGCTCGCAATGGCCTTCGACCGCTTTGTCGCGATCCGTCACCCTCTGAGATACGTCTCGACACTGACTCGAGTGCGGATTGGGATCATTGGGCTGGCCGTTGTGCTGAGGGGGGTTGGGCTGCACATCCCGGCTCCCATCATGTTGAAGAGGCTGCCCTACTGCCGGAGCCATCTGCTCTCCCACTCGTACTGTCTCCATCCCGATGTGATGAAGCTGGCCTGTGCGGATACAACACCCAATAGCACTTATGGCCTCTTTGTGCTCCTCTCTACTCTGGGCTTGGACTCCTTACTGATTGTCCTCTCTTACATACTGATCCTCAAGACTGTGCTGAGCATTGCTTCCCAGGAGGAGCGCTCAAAAGCCCTGAGCACTTGTGTCTCCCACATCTGTGCCGTCCTCCTATTCTACACACCACTCATCAGCTTGTCCATGATCCATCGCTTCTGGAAGAAGGCTCCTCACCACACCCACATCCTCTTGTCCTACCTCCACTTCCTGGTCCCACCAGTGTTGAATCCCGTTGTCTACAGCATCAAAACCCAGAAGGTTCGAAAGCAGATCATCAGGTT GCTCCTCgaaatctga
- the LOC143840570 gene encoding olfactory receptor 51I2-like: protein MSLKNQSFDPPTFLMTGIPGLEDKGIWLAIPFCSMYIAAILGNFMVILVVATVPTLHKPMYFFLSMLAVTELGVSIATFPTVLSVFLFDAREIGMDACLTQMFFIHCFSIMDSGVLWAMALDRFIAIYNPLQYGTILTHPRIAMIALGIAMRSIIVMTPLTLLLRRLPFCRSKLLAHPYCLHPNLIQLPCADTTVNSRCGLFVVLSTFGLDSLCIALSYIVILKTVLGMASKEGRWKALNTCVSHICAVLVYYIPMVSVSMIHRFGKHVPPLLHSVMANIYLLVPPVLNPIIYSIKTKELRKALCQFFFQKS, encoded by the coding sequence ATGTCACTCAAAAACCAGAGTTTTGACCCTCCCACATTCCTCATGACAGGAATCCCAGGCCTGGAAGACAAAGGCATCTGGCTCGCCATCCCTTTCTGCTCCATGTACATAGCTGCCATCTTGGGAAACTTCATGGTCATTCTTGTGGTTGCGACGGTCCCAACTCTCCACAaacccatgtacttcttcctctccATGCTGGCTGTGACTGAGCTGGGGGTGTCCATAGCTACATTCCCCACAGTGCTGAGTGTCTTCCTGTTTGATGCCAGAGAGATTGGGATGGATGCCTGCCTCACCCAGATGTTCTTCATCCACTGCTTTTCCATCATGGACTCGGGAGTCCTCTGGGCCATGGCTCTTGACCGCTTCATAGCCATCTACAACCCCCTCCAATATGGCACCATCCTGACCCACCCCAGGATCGCCATGATAGCTTTGGGGATAGCTATGAGGAGCATCATCGTAATGACCCCATTAACTCTTCTCCTCaggaggctgccattttgtagatccaAATTGTTAGCTCATCCCTACTGCTTGCACCCCAATTTAATCCAGCTTCCTTGTGCTGACACCACAGTGAACAGTCGTTGTGGCTTGTTCGTTGTACTCTCTACTTTTGGGCTTGATTCGTTGTGCATCGCCCTTTCCTACATCGTGATCCTCAAGACGGTGCTGGGCATGGCTTCGAAAGAAGGGCGTTGGAAGGCCCTCAACACCTGCGTCTCCCACATCTGTGCAGTGCTAGTGTATTACATCCCAATGGTCAGCGTATCCATGATTCATCGGTTTGGCAAGCATGTCCCTCCTCTCCTGCACTCTGTCATGGCCAACATCTACCTCCTGGTCCCTCCAGTCCTGAACCCCATCATCTACAGCATCAAGACCAAAGAGCTCCGCAAAGCCCTCTGCCAGTTTTTCTTTCAAAAGTCCTAA
- the LOC143840527 gene encoding olfactory receptor 51I2-like, with product MQVINRRMFSFSTGPFGNKSSISPVFLMAGIPGLEAQGTWLAIPFCSMYVVAILGNAVIIVVVVMVPGLHKPMYFFLSMLAVAELGVSISTLPTVMSVFLFDARQIGMDACLGQMFFIHCFSIMDSGVLWAMALDRFIAIYNPFQYGSILTNSRISMIGLGIAVRSVLVIAPLPILLRRLPFCRSNLLAHAFCLHPDLIGLPCADTTLNSRFGLFVVLSTFGLDSLFIFLSYILIVKTVLSMASKEGRLKALNTCVSHICTVVVYYTPLIGLSIAHRFGKHASPLVHSFMANVCYLVPPVLNPIIYSIKTKEIRKALRKIFSLRKF from the coding sequence ATGCAGGTGATAAACAGGAGAATGTTTAGCTTCAGCACAGGACCCTTCGGGAACAAGAGCTCAATTTCTCCCGTCTTCCTGATGGCCGGCATCCCAGGCCTGGAAGCCCAAGGCACCTGGCTCGCCATCCCATTCTGCTCCATGTACGTAGTTGCCATTTTGGGAAATGCTGTTATCATTGTTGTGGTTGTGATGGTCCCAGGCCTCCACAaacccatgtacttcttcctctccATGCTGGCTGTGGCTGAACTGGGGGTGTCCATCTCCACCCTCCCCACTGTGATGAGTGTCTTTCTGTTTGATGCCAGGCAGATTGGGATGGATGCCTGTCTCGGCCAGATGTTCTTCATCCACTGCTTTTCCATCATGGACTCGGGCGTCCTCTGGGCCATGGCTCTTGACCGCTTCATCGCCATATACAACCCATTCCAATATGGCAGCATCCTGACCAACTCCAGGATCTCCATGATAGGCCTGGGGATTGCTGTGAGGAGCGTCCTCGTTATAGCCCCCTTGCCTATTCTCCTCaggaggctgccattttgtagatccaACCTTCTAGCCCACGCCTTTTGCTTGCACCCAGATTTAATTGGGCTTCCTTGTGCCGACACCACCCTCAACAGCCGTTTTGGGTTGTTTGTTGTTCTCTCGACTTTTGGGCTCGATTCCCTCTTCATCTTCCTGTCCTACATTCTGATCGTCAAGACGGTGCTGAGCATGGCCTCCAAGGAAGGGCGTCTCAAGGCCCTCAACACCTGTGTCTCCCACATCTGCACAGTGGTTgtgtattatactccactgatagGCTTGTCCATAGCACATCGTTTTGGCAAGCATGCTTCTCCTCTTGTGCACTCCTTCATGGCCAACGTCTGCTACCTGGTCCCTCCCGTCCTGAACCCCATCATCTACAGCATCAAGACCAAAGAGATCCGCAAAGCCCTCCGGAAAATTTTCTCTCTAAGAAAGTTTTGA
- the LOC143840571 gene encoding olfactory receptor 51G2-like isoform X1 — translation MLNLNVSGVRPFVFFLAGFSGAGRQPWLSVPICCMYLVALSGNCLILIVVKLHPGLHEPMYFFLSMLSLTDLGLSMSTLPTVLQIYTFGSREISANVCLAQLFFIHTFSIMESSVLLAMAFDRFVAIRHPLRYVSTLTRVRIGIIGLAVVLRGVGLHIPAPIMLKRLPYCRSHLLSHSYCLHPDVMKLACADTTPNSTYGLFVLLSTLGLDSLLIVLSYILILKTVLSIASQEERSKALSTCVSHICAVLLFYTPLISLSMIHRFWKKAPHHTHILLSYLHFLVPPVLNPVVYSIKTQKVRKQIIRLFHQKGWARRRM, via the coding sequence ATGCTAAACCTCAATGTCTCTGGAGTCAGGCCCTTCGTGTTCTTCCTCGCGGGGTTCTCTGGAGCTGGCCGACAGCCCTGGCTCTCCGTTCCAATCTGTTGCATGTATCTTGTTGCTCTTTCTGGCAACTGCCTGATCCTCATAGTGGTCAAGCTGCATCCTGGCCTCCACGagcccatgtacttcttcctctccATGCTTTCTCTAACTGACCTCGGGTTGTCCATGTCGACCTTGCCAACGGTACTTCAGATCTACACCTTTGGCTCCAGGGAAATCTCTGCCAATGTCTGCttggcccaactcttcttcatccacACCTTCTCCATCATGGAGTCCTCGGTGCTGCTCGCAATGGCCTTCGACCGCTTTGTCGCGATCCGTCACCCTCTGAGATACGTCTCGACACTGACTCGAGTGCGGATTGGGATCATTGGGCTGGCCGTTGTGCTGAGGGGGGTTGGGCTGCACATCCCGGCTCCCATCATGTTGAAGAGGCTGCCCTACTGCCGGAGCCATCTGCTCTCCCACTCGTACTGTCTCCATCCCGATGTGATGAAGCTGGCCTGTGCGGATACAACACCCAATAGCACTTATGGCCTCTTTGTGCTCCTCTCTACTCTGGGCTTGGACTCCTTACTGATTGTCCTCTCTTACATACTGATCCTCAAGACTGTGCTGAGCATTGCTTCCCAGGAGGAGCGCTCAAAAGCCCTGAGCACTTGTGTCTCCCACATCTGTGCCGTCCTCCTATTCTACACACCACTCATCAGCTTGTCCATGATCCATCGCTTCTGGAAGAAGGCTCCTCACCACACCCACATCCTCTTGTCCTACCTCCACTTCCTGGTCCCACCAGTGTTGAATCCCGTTGTCTACAGCATCAAAACCCAGAAGGTTCGAAAGCAGATCATCAGGTTGTTCCATCAAAAGGGCTGGGCCAGGCGCAGGATGTGA
- the LOC143840569 gene encoding olfactory receptor 51I2-like, with translation MSLKNQSFDPPTFLMTGIPGLEDKGIWLAIPFCSMYIAAILGNFMVILVVAMVPSLHKPMYFFLSMLAAAELGVSIATFPTVLSVFLFDAREIGMGACLTQMFFIHCFSIMDSGVLWAMALDRFIAIYNPLQYVTILTNSRIAIICLGIAVRSIVLMTPLPILLKWLPFCRSNLLAHPYCLHPNLIRLPCADTTVNSRCGLFVVLSTFGLDSLFIVLSYILIAKTVLGMASKEGRLKALNTCISHICTVVVYYTPMIGLAMAHRFGRHASPLLHSVMANIYVLVPPVLNPIIYSIKTKEFRKALCQFFFQKF, from the coding sequence ATGTCACTCAAAAACCAGAGTTTTGACCCTCCCACATTCCTCATGACAGGAATCCCAGGCCTGGAAGACAAAGGCATCTGGCTCGCCATCCCTTTCTGCTCCATGTACATAGCTGCCATCTTGGGAAACTTCATGGTCATTCTTGTGGTTGCGATGGTCCCAAGCCTCCATAAACCTATGTACTTCTTCCTCTCCATGCTTGCTGCAGCTGAATTGGGTGTCTCCATAGCTACATTCCCCACAGTGCTGAGTGTCTTCCTGTTTGATGCCAGAGAGATTGGGATGGGTGCCTGTCTCACCCAGATGTTCTTCATCCACTGCTTTTCCATCATGGACTCAGGAGTCCTCTGGGCCATGGCTCTGGACCGCTTCATAGCCATCTACAACCCGCTCCAATATGTCACTATCTTGACAAACTCCAGGATTGCCATAATATGTTTAGGGATTGCTGTGAGGAGCATTGTCCTGATGACCCCCTTACCTATTCTTCTCAAGTGGCTGCCATTTTGCAGATCCAATTTGCTAGCTCATCCCTACTGTTTGCACCCAAATTTAATCCGGCTTCCTTGTGCCGACACCACAGTGAACAGCCGTTGTGGCTTGTTTGTTGTACTCTCTACTTTTGGGCTTGATTCCCTTTTTATTGTCCTGTCCTACATCCTGATAGCCAAGACAGTGCTGGGCATGGCTTCAAAAGAAGGGCGTCTGAAGGCCTTGAACACCTGTATCTCCCACATCTGCACAGTGGTTGTGTATTATACTCCAATGATTGGCTTGGCCATGGCACATCGTTTTGGAAGACATGCTTCTCCCCTCCTGCACTCCGTCATGGCCAACATCTACGTCCTGGTCCCTCCAGTCCTGAACCCCATCATCTACAGCATCAAGACCAAAGAGTTCCGCAAAGCCCTCTGCCAGTTTTTCTTTCAGAAGTTCTAA
- the LOC143840528 gene encoding olfactory receptor 51V1-like, whose translation MAPSNVSNPLLGLSGFPGLETVHHWIGIPIFSAYLFAMLGNCTILYIIWTEPGLHQPMYYFLAMLATTDLGLCLATVPTVMGVLWFRLRGISKLACIAQLFIVHSFSFMESAVLFAMAIDRFLAICLPLRYAALVTPTKVARVGLGLLLRSTLFLLPPVPFMLRFPYCPGAVLSHSYCLHQDLIRLACTNTTFNSLYALSLILLTMGSDLLFILVSYSLILKTVLGMTSGDEGHRKALGTCVSHLCAVLVFYVPVLGLSIVHRFGQHASPLLHVVMGNIYMLLPPVMNPIIYSIKTKQISSRILRITSALNPFWKKRG comes from the coding sequence atggccccttccaatgtcaGCAACCCACTGCTGGGCCTGAGCGGCTTCCCAGGGCTGGAGACGGTGCACCACTGGATCGGCATCCCCATCTTTTCCGCCTACCTGTTTGCCATGCTGGGCAACTGCACCATTCTGTACATCATCTGGACGGAGCCCGGCCTGCACCAGCCCATGTATTATTTCCTGGCCATGCTGGCCACCACCGACCTGGGCCTCTGCCTCGCCACCGTGCCCACCGTCATGGGAGTCCTCTGGTTCCGGCTGAGGGGGATCAGCAAACTGGCCTGCATTGCTCAACTTTTCATTGTCCACTCCTTCTCCTTCATGGAGTCGGCGGTGCTCTTTGCCATGGCCATCGACCGCTTCCTGGCCATCTGTCTCCCTCTGAGGTACGCAGCTCTCGTGACCCCCACCAAGGTGGCCAGGGTGGGCCTCGGTCTCCTGCTGAGAAGCACCCTATTCCTGCTGCCCCCTGTGCCCTTTATGTTGCGGTTCCCATATTGCCCGGGGGCTGTCCTTTCTCACTCGTACTGTCTACATCAGGACCTGATCCGCCTGGCATGTACGAATACGACTTTCAACAGCCTTTACGCTCTCAGTCTCATCCTCCTCACCATGGGCTCCGATCTCCTCTTCATCCTCGTCTCCTACAGCCTGATCCTGAAGACAGTCCTGGGCATGACCTCTGGGGACGAAGGCCACCGCAAGGCCCTGGGCACCTGCGTCTCCCACCTCTGCGCCGTGCTGGTCTTCTACGTGCCCGTGCTCGGCCTCTCCATTGTGCACCGGTTTggccagcatgcctctccccttctccacgTTGTCATGGGCAACATCTACATGCTTCTCCCGCCTGTGATGAACCCCATCATCTACAGCATCAAAACCAAGCAGATCTCCAGCAGGATCCTCAGAATAACCTCTGCCTTGAATCCTTTCTGGAAGAAAAGGGGCTGA